TGCGCCGACCCAAAGCGGCCGGTTATCCGCTCGGCGGAACCGCCTGCACCTCGCCGGGTATCGCCACCGTGAGCCGCACGCTGAACCCGCGGGGCACGCGCGCGCCGGCGCCGGGCTCCTGCTCCGTGACCTGCTCGTCGGCCACGCCCGCCGTGGGCAGCCGGGTGAGGGCGCCGATGAATAAGCCGCGGTCGAGCAACTCGCGCTCGGCCGCCGCGGCCGGCAAGCCGCGCAGCTCCGGAACCTCGATCTCACCCACTCGCACAACGGTCAGCTCCACCTCGCTTCCGCGGGCGAGCGACGCGCCAGATGGGGGATGCTGGGACTCGACCACCCCGTTCGGCACGCTGCCGGTCTCCTTGTAGACCACCTCGGCCAGCGCGAGACCGGCAAGCTCGACGGCGCGGCGCGCGTCGTCTTCGGAGCGTCCGGCGAGCGGCGGCACGGTGACGGTTTCGACGCCACGGCTGAGGTGCAGCACCACGGCCGAGCGCCGATTGATCACGCTGCCGGCGATCGGATCCTGTCGCAGCACATGGTCGGCCGGGACGTCGCGGCTGAACGCCGCGACCTCCAGCACCTGGAAGCCACCAGCAGCGAGTCGGGCGCGTGCCTCCGTCGCGGCGAGACCCACCA
The genomic region above belongs to Chloroflexota bacterium and contains:
- a CDS encoding PASTA domain-containing protein; the protein is MGRRRRVPVARRPPPESRTASPRAWLLLGVTAAGAVAFSLILAVIGNPVEGVDEILGEAQLLLAPAPEAANPEALLVPRADDGRATQASVPELLGLTRSAAEAAAAAAEFRIVFDQDFSETVAEGLVSRQTPDAGSLRSTGEPLRATLSLGRPQAAVPSVVGLAATEARARLAAGGFQVLEVAAFSRDVPADHVLRQDPIAGSVINRRSAVVLHLSRGVETVTVPPLAGRSEDDARRAVELAGLALAEVVYKETGSVPNGVVESQHPPSGASLARGSEVELTVVRVGEIEVPELRGLPAAAAERELLDRGLFIGALTRLPTAGVADEQVTEQEPGAGARVPRGFSVRLTVAIPGEVQAVPPSG